One Solanum lycopersicum chromosome 2, SLM_r2.1 genomic region harbors:
- the LOC112940975 gene encoding uncharacterized protein: MLITYTAFSPRVNASVNESRGNDAHVMGSNQNEESQVLKATVRFADVENLERVSSKIDEDVAGIAIEKVLSEVVADINVQEAADVNTVGAKPDDATEDCQKPLHTLDDFILLDKDLSQINRTEESYLKKRAQVDQNKKKVSPKKRGRKKNPGKLITSPFTQHFESGGTLCVTRQVFETKHPFLYASGGDDESDLIDSFTKWLYMGTKKRGKKPYTDALNVINPTFELGVYTVDERLWFFKLAHSGQQWCDEVCYINFSWTLIFL; this comes from the exons atgttaattacatATACAGCATTTTCTCCCCGTGTTAATGCATCTGTAAATGAATCGAGAGGGAACGATGCTCATGTTATGGGAtcaaatcaaaatgaagaatctcAAGTGCTTAAAGCTACAGTTAGATTTGCTGATGTTGAAAATCTTGAAAGAGTATCAAGTAAAATAG ATGAAGATGTTGCAGGAATTGCTATTGAAAAAGTTCTGTCAGAGGTTGTTGCTGATATAAATG TCCAAGAGGCTGCTGATGTGAATACAGTTGGGGCGAAACCTGATG ATGCAACAGAGGATTGTCAAAAACCTTTGCATACTTTAGATGactttattttacttgataaaGATCTTTCTCAGATCAATAGGACTGAAGAATCTTATCTAAAAAAAAGAGCCCAAGTtgatcaaaacaaaaagaaagtgtCACCGAAGAAACGTGGCAGAAAGAAAAATCCAGGAAAGTTAATAACATCTCCCTTCACACAACATTTTGAATCTGGAGGAACTTTATGTGTTACACGTCAGGTTTTTGAGACAAAACATCCTTTTTTATATGCAAGCGGAGGAGATGATGAATCTGATTTGATCGATTCATTCACTAAGTGGCTTTATATGGGtacaaaaaagag GGGAAAGAAACCTTATACAGATGCTCTTAATGTTATCAATCCAACATTTGAATTGGGTGTCTATACGGTAGATGAAAGACTCTGGTTTTTCAAATTGGCACATTCTGGACAACAatggtgtgatgaggtttgttatataaattttagttggacgttaatatttctttga